The DNA window AGCTCCACCTGACCAAGGAGGACGTCTACATCGACATCGCCTCTGCGAAGAGCCGGTGGGCGCCGATCCTGCGCAGGCAGGGGATGAAGGCCTACCGCCTGGATCTGATCCACAAGAAAGGGATCCATGGGATGGACATCGGGGCCAACGTCGTCGAGACCGGCCTCCCCGATGGTTTCGCCTCGGCCCTCTCGACGCAGTGTGCGTTCGAGCTCTTCTATGGGGATACCGACAAACAGTTCATCAAGGAGGCCGACCGGATCCTCAACGATCACGGACGATGTGCGATCCTCCCTCTCTACCTGGACGAGACCTACTTTGTGCTCCACAGTCCCTACACCCTCCCGCCGGTTCAGGAGATCGATGATGACGCCACGAGGATCTGGCGGGATGACACCTTCCAGGCTTCCTACACCCGTCACTACTCCCCTGAGGCTTTTGCCCGGCATGTCCTCTCGGTGGTCCCCCCGACCCTCTCGGCGCGGGTCGTCTCCATTAACAACCTCGGGGAACTGATGGAGCGATATCCTGGCGAGCGGATCTACTGTTCGTTCATGCTGGTCCTGGAACGAAAGGCGGTCCAGCCGATGAAGAAGGCCATACCTGTGGCGACTGCAGAGTCCAGGAAGCAGCCTGTCGGGCACTCGCCCCGCACCGAGCAGCCGATCGCTGCGAAGACCTCCTGGAAGTGAATCACTTCCATTTTATCGTATCGATCGTTGAGTAGCCGCTCTTTTACGTTGCAGCCTGATCTCTCCTGATCCGGTATTTCTTCTAGACTTCTCCGGGTTGTTGTTGCAGGTGAACAGGTCGAAGAAGGTTATCATCGCCTCTGGAGATCTTCCAGCCGAAGACCAGTGCAGCCCTGAACCATGCCGGCGATCAGGCATCTGCCTGTTTTTGATCCTGAAATAGGACGGATCTCATCGCTCTCCTGTGAAACGGCACACTTTTTTTCGTGTATTTGCTGCCATATCTGGGCAGAAATGCCCTCAGATCAGATCCTTAGAGAAAATTATATCTCCTCTTCTGACCATATACTATACACTGAACCTCTACCGTTTGCATCGAGACAGATGATGCGACGGTCTTCTCTGGAAACCGGAGAGATCGTCACGGCAGGTGGTGAATGGAGACTTGCATCCAACCAGGGACTGTGGTTCTGGCCCGTCAGCGGCATGACGGCAACCGACCCTCTCTCTCTGCGAACTCCAAGGACGCCGAAACGACTGGAAAAATTGCCGAGGTAAGACCTCCGGCTGTCAATCGGATCAGCATTGCCCCTTCGGCGGCATTGCTCCTTGGATAGGATAAATGGAAACCATCAGGTGGATAAAAACACGGGTGTATCGGAGATTAAAGGTACTGTTTCACGAGTTTCTTGACGAGGAACTGGAGACACTCCTCCCGATCACCCTCCATTATCAGAGATGTGTTGAGAGCGCTCCGGGGGACCGGCAGTCGCAGTATGACCGCACTCTTCCCCCCGCGGCACTCCTGCCGCTCTTTGGATCATTGAAGGACAGGCTTGGCGGAGCCGGGATCCCGGTTGGAGAGTTGAGTATCGACCTCGCCGATTTTGAAGCCTGGCGCCGATCGATCCCTGGTCTCGAAGACACCTATTTCCTGCTCCAGAGTCCCTACGTCCTGCCGCCACCAGCGACGGTCGAATTGGAGGCAACGGAGGTCTGGCGGGACGACCGCTCCCGGGCGCTGTACTCACGCCACAGCTCGCTCAAGGCCTTCTCTCAGGATCTCTCCTGCTTCTCTGTCCTTCATGCGATGAAGGGGGCAGATCAGTCCCTGGCTATGGGGGGAGGACGATGAGAATTGCAGGTGGAGCAATCATTTGCCTGGTGATTACAGGGCTGTTGCTCGTCTCTCCGGCTGTGGCGGCCGAGACCGCACAGGACTACTTTGATCAGGGGATCGTCTTCGACGACCGCGGCCAGCACGAGAGAGCTCTTGAGGCCTACGAGCAGGGGCTCACGATCGAACCCACCAATGCACACCTCTGGGGGGCCAAAGGGAGGACGCTGCTGATCCTGGGACGATATCAGGAGTCAGCAGATGCGTACAACCGGTCGGTACGCCTGGACCCCTCACAGGAGTACGCCCGCAAAGGGGAACAGGACGCGCTCGACAAGATCAGCGGAGTATCAAACGCCACGCCGGAGCGAACGACGACACCAGCCGCCGGATTTCCCTGGTGGATTGCC is part of the Methanosphaerula palustris E1-9c genome and encodes:
- a CDS encoding tetratricopeptide repeat protein, which produces MRIAGGAIICLVITGLLLVSPAVAAETAQDYFDQGIVFDDRGQHERALEAYEQGLTIEPTNAHLWGAKGRTLLILGRYQESADAYNRSVRLDPSQEYARKGEQDALDKISGVSNATPERTTTPAAGFPWWIAILLITGAAAIAARGRRR